A portion of the Lolium rigidum isolate FL_2022 chromosome 1, APGP_CSIRO_Lrig_0.1, whole genome shotgun sequence genome contains these proteins:
- the LOC124684261 gene encoding ras-related protein Rab-2-A-like, which translates to MSYAYLFKYIIIGDSGVGKFCLLQQLTDKRFQPVHDPTIDVEPDVFGTRMIPVDNKPIKLQIWDTPGAERFRSITRSYYDEVSGALLVYDITRRETFNHLASWLEDVMNFAIKGMITITLVGNKCDLSERRAVSYAEGEKFAKEHGLIFMETSAKTAQNAEEVIIDVLSNVFQAISLYDFLSPFEMQAFVKTAGAICKKIQDGLFD; encoded by the exons ATGTCGTATGCCTATCTATTCAAGTACATCATCATCGGCGACTCAG GTGTTGGCAAGTTCTGCCTGCTGCAGCAGCTCACTGACAAGCGGTTCCAGCCCGTCCATGACCCCACCATCGACGTCGAGCCCGACGTCTTCGGCACCAGGATGATCCCCGTCGACAACAAGCCCATCAAGCTCCAGATCTGGGACACG CCAGGTGCAGAAAGATTCAGATCGATAACCAGATCATACTACGATGAAGTTTCTGGTGCTCTTCTGGTGTATGACATCACAAG GAGGGAAACCTTTAATCATCTCGCGAGCTGGCTGGAAGATGTAATGAATTTTGCAATCAAGGGCATGATCACAATAACGCTAGTTGGAAACAAATGTGATCTATCTGAAAGACGTGCCGTGAGCTATGCTGAGGGTGAGAAGTTTGCAAAGGAGCATGGCTTGATCTTTATGGAGACATCTGCAAAAACTGCGCAAAATGCTGAGGAGGTGATAATTGATGTATTGTCAAATGTGTTTCAAGCCATTTCTCTGTACGATTTTCTCTCGCCATTTGAAATGCAGGCTTTCGTTAAGACTGCTGGAGCAATATGCAAGAAAATTCAGGACGGTTTGTTCGATTAA
- the LOC124661947 gene encoding peroxidase 45-like, giving the protein MTHMIRSSFPAAAAVVVAVLLWPLAAAQLSTGYYASICPNLEAIVQNSVKQSMAQSQIAGPAALRLFFHDCAVRGCDASIMIVNSNSDDEWRNPDNQSLKPPGFQTILDAKAAVDNDPQCRYKVSCADIIALAAREAVSQSGGPYYQVELGRYDGRISTKSSVVLPHVDFNLDQLNSFFSGLGLSQTDMIALSGGHTLGAADCTFFQNRIGTDPSMDSGFAAQLRNTCAGQTFAFLDGATPGGFDNSYFKNLQGGKGLLGSDQVLYTDLRSRGTVDYYASNPGTFFYDFTNAMTKLGRVGVKTAANGEIRRDCRTPN; this is encoded by the exons ATGACGCATATGATTCGGTCATCcttccctgccgccgccgccgtcgtcgtggcgGTGCTCTTGTGGCCGTTGGCTGCCGCGCAGCTGAGCACGGGCTACTACGCGAGCATATGCCCCAACCTGGAGGCCATTGTCCAGAACTCCGTCAAGCAGTCCATGGCGCAGTCGCAGATCGCAGGGCCCGCCGCGCTCAGACTCTTCTTCCATGACTGCGCCGTCAGG GGCTGTGATGCATCGATCATGATCGTCAACTCGAACAGCGACGACGAGTGGCGCAACCCCGACAACCAGTCGCTGAAGCCGCCGGGCTTTCAGACGATCCTGGACGCCAAGGCTGCCGTTGACAACGACCCGCAGTGCCGTTACAAGGTGTCCTGCGCCGACATAATCGCCCTCGCCGCAAGGGAGGCCGTCTCCCAG AGCGGAGGTCCTTACTACCAGGTGGAGCTGGGCAGGTACGACGGGAGGATCTCCACGAAGAGCAGCGTCGTGCTGCCGCACGTCGACTTCAACCTTGACCAGCTCAACTCCTTCTTCTCGGGCTTAGGCCTCTCCCAGACCGACATGATCGCCCTATCAG GTGGCCACACGTTGGGCGCGGCGGACTGCACCTTCTTTCAGAACAGGATCGGCACCGACCCGAGCATGGACTCGGGCTTCGCCGCGCAGCTCCGGAACACCTGCGCCGGCCAGACCTTCGCGTTCCTCGACGGCGCCACGCCGGGGGGGTTCGACAACTCGTACTTCAAGAACCTGCAGGGCGGCAAGGGCCTCCTGGGCTCCGACCAGGTACTGTACACGGACCTGAGGTCCCGCGGTACCGTGGACTACTACGCGTCCAATCCGGGCACCTTCTTCTAtgacttcaccaacgccatgaccaAGCTCGGAAGGGTCGGTGTCAAGACGGCCGCCAACGGCGAGATACGCCGCGACTGCCGGACCCCGAATTAG
- the LOC124698289 gene encoding shematrin-like protein 3, with amino-acid sequence MALAPTSLTGRPLCTALQLTRSSRPASSRLSCRASNEKDASPSLIGNLELKKLGKLAMVALAAGVLVLSPVDDAMAGKSGGRVGGKAFRSAAPRPSGPRINNSRTNIYVNPGVAPPLVGGYGYGGYGGYGLSPFGFYGGPSVALGVGGGFDTLVLFIVGGAVVGAVRRFLNRRDNDDYDD; translated from the exons ATGGCGCTAGCACCCACATCTCTTACGGGGAGGCCCCTTTGCACGGCCCTGCAGCTCACGAGGTCGTCAAGGCCGGCATCCTCGAGGCTCTCGTGCAGGGCCTCCAACGAGAAGGACGCGTCTCCCTCGTTGATTGGAAACCTAGAGCTGAAAAAGCTCGGGAAGCTGGCGATGGTCGCGCTGGCCGCTGGCGTGCTCGTGCTCTCGCCCGTCGATGACGCCATGGCGGGCAAGTCCGGCGGCAGGGTCGGCGGGAAGGCGTTCCGGTCCGCGGCGCCGCGCCCCTCCGGTCCACGGATAAACAACTCAAG GACGAACATCTACGTCAACCCTGGCGTGGCGCCGCCGCTGGTGGGCGGCTACGGCTACGGTGGCTACGGCGGGTACGGCTTGTCGCCGTTCGGCTTCTACGGTGGCCCCAGCGTCGCCCTCGGGGTCGGCGGCGGCTTCGACACGCTCGTCCTGTTCATAGTGGGCGGGGCGGTCGTCGGCGCTGTCAGGCGCTTCCTCAACCGCAGGGATAACGACGATTACGACGACTAG